Proteins from a genomic interval of Phlebotomus papatasi isolate M1 chromosome 3, Ppap_2.1, whole genome shotgun sequence:
- the LOC129805951 gene encoding gastrula zinc finger protein XlCGF57.1-like yields the protein MEYIAIEESCRACQINTQEESEKIFIFTTAKLPDIFKETTSLDIQECDGLPKVLCSTCYDRLLEAYNFRKMCSAAVVHFQKILSIDVPEEKYTPPENVSNVPMTDAILMNIKTEPDSDPMNFSVKYPNYSPDRENSQTEISDMLCIDENLPEILKTDPNDEVIKQEDVPSETLNDISMAKERKVSITGAEDSIEDASLKSGIVKKTHNTRKRPIASQKNKKHILPGGSTKFECTMCNLSFHRKSEVRMHIRKDHLGLEVCKCNICGKEFTSSYTLTCHLNTHEIAKGPEDQKDVNQYLCAFCGVEQETSDEFKSHMETHKKNNRWFCVFCPYNSIKKCHLQDHVKVVHQKVKEFHCPRCDRSFTGAGSLEQHILRHEGIKNHTCTVCGVKKVTRTELAHHMIIHIQDKIWSCDSCPLKFKRRDNLKDHIKTVHQRVKDYQCTLCKKCFSAAKSLKYHLMIHSGERPHGCSQCTKRFISITQLKTHMKIHTGENDCPHCKKTFGSTIGLKNHIMTHTGEKPHTCGECGKKFFQLSNLKNHMNVHLKSKKKPKTQKRSKTKFNTELEIKSEVTD from the coding sequence ATGGAGTACATTGCGATAGAAGAGAGCTGCCGCGCGTGTCAAATAAATACTCAGGAAGAGTCTGAAAAGATATTCATCTTTACCACAGCAAAGCTTCCGGACATCTTCAAGGAAACCACATCCCTGGACATTCAGGAATGCGATGGACTACCCAAAGTACTATGCTCTACTTGCTACGATCGCCTCCTGGAAGCCTACAACTTCCGGAAAATGTGTTCCGCTGCTGTTGTGCACTTCCAAAAGATCCTGTCAATTGATGTTCCGGAGGAGAAATATACCCCACCTGAAAATGTAAGCAATGTTCCTATGACAGATGCAATACTGATGAATATAAAGACAGAGCCAGATTCAGATCCTAtgaatttttctgtgaaatacCCAAACTACTCTCCGGACAGAGAAAATTCTCAAACTGAGATTTCCGATATGCTCTGCATAGATGAAAACCTTCCGGAAATACTTAAGACTGATCCTAATGATGAAGTTATAAAACAGGAAGATGTTCCTTCTGAAACACTGAATGATATTTCAATGGCTAAGGAGAGAAAAGTATCAATCACAGGAGCTGAGGATTCTATTGAAGATGCTTCCCTTAAATCCGGAATTGTCAAAAAGACACACAATACGCGAAAGAGACCTATTGCTTCGCAGAAAAACAAGAAACACATTCTTCCAGGAGGATCTACCAAGTTTGAATGTACCATGTGCAATTTATCATTCCATAGGAAGTCAGAAGTGAGGATGCACATAAGGAAAGATCATCTGGGATTAGAAGTTTGTAAATGCAATATTTGTGGGAAGGAATTTACGTCATCCTACACTCTGACCTGTCACCTAAATACCCATGAAATTGCGAAAGGACCTGAGGACCAGAAGGACGTTAATCAGTATTTGTGTGCATTTTGTGGAGTTGAGCAGGAAACATCTGATGAATTCAAGAGTCACATGGAAACTCACAAGAAAAATAACAGATGGTTCTGCGTGTTTTGTCCGtacaattcaattaaaaaatgccACTTGCAGGATCACGTAAAGGTAGTCCATCAGAAAGTGAAGGAATTCCATTGCCCACGATGTGACAGATCTTTCACAGGGGCAGGGAGTCTAGAACAGCACATCTTGCGCCACGAAGGTATCAAGAACCATACTTGTACAGTTTGTGGAGTGAAAAAGGTAACACGAACGGAATTGGCACACCATATGATCATTCACATTCAAGACAAAATTTGGTCTTGCGATTCTTGTcctttaaaattcaaacggAGAGACAATCTCAAGGATCACATAAAGACCGTCCATCAGAGAGTAAAGGATTATCAGTGCACCTTGTGTAAGAAATGTTTTTCAGCTGCCAAGAGTCTTAAATACCATCTAATGATCCATAGTGGAGAAAGGCCACATGGCTGCAGCCAATGCACTAAAAGATTCATCTCTATCACCCAACTCAAGACCCATATGAAGATTCACACAGGGGAAAATGACTGTCCGCACTGTAAGAAAACCTTTGGAAGCACAATTGGTTTGAAAAATCACATAATGACTCACACCGGAGAAAAGCCACATACCTGTGGTGAGTGTGGAAAGAAATTTTTCCAACTCTCAAACCTGAAGAATCACATGAATGTTCATCTCAAGTCCAAGAAGAAGCCAAAGACGCAGAAAAGATCCAAAACAAAGTTCAATACTGAGTTAGAAATCAAATCCGAAGTCACAGAttga
- the LOC129805950 gene encoding zinc finger protein 79-like encodes MGAFNKARICRACQIKTEEESQKIFIFTTVKLPDIFKETTSLDIHENDGLPKVLCSTCYDRLLEAYNFRKMCSAAVLHFQKILSMEDVPEEKYIPPENLSDIPLTNGTRINMNEDSDILNAPNSPLRNQNCFPDKENSLTDSSDIPSIEIFKTEPDDDVMEEENVHSERLDDVLVARKTETSNTSTENYHPAQSDDCQALNNTPGDELQASFNDDDPLTSRRLRNTRNKEYFLPGKPTKLECRFCHTQFQQKWDLDMHIWKEHLGLETCKCTVCGREFKSSNSLNNHLKTHKTTEATGDQESEKQQLCGICGMEKASATELSRHMETHKKNNLWACAFCHYKTDQRYILVRHVRVVHQGKKDYQCPRCDKSFTGSVSLGQHVLRHEGVKNYVCKVCGAKRVTQTGLRNHMLSHSDEKMHICQLCPMKFHLGQKLKQHVKVVHHRIKEYKCSVCNKSFGAAKNLKNHLMTHTGERPHACSQCPKTYIALDQLKIHMTSHTGENKCPQCKKILRSAKGLKYHMMIHTGEKPYHCDECGKGFRQKFSLKKHMNTHLKSRKKPKIQGKSKRKSKSESSLKS; translated from the coding sequence ATGGGGGCCTTTAATAAAGCACGTATTTGTCGGGCGTGTCAAATAAAGACAGAGGAAGAGTCTCAAAAGATATTCATCTTTACCACTGTAAAGCTCCCGGACATCTTCAAGGAAACCACATCCCTGGACATTCATGAGAACGACGGACTACCTAAAGTACTATGTTCGACCTGCTACGATCGCCTCCTGGAAGCCTACAACTTCCGGAAAATGTGTTCCGCTGCAGTTCTGCACTTCCAAAAGATTCTGTCAATGGAAGATGTTCCGGAAGAGAAATACATCCCACCTGAAAATCTGAGTGATATTCCATTGACAAATGGTACTCGGATAAATATGAATGAAGACTCAGATATTTTGAACGCACCTAATTCTCCTCTGAGGAACCAAAACTGTTTTCCGGACAAAGAAAATTCTCTCACTGACAGTTCCGACATACCttccattgaaatatttaagactgaGCCTGATGATGATGTTATGGAAGAGGAAAACGTTCATTCCGAAAGACTGGATGATGTTTTAGTGGCCAGGAAAACAGAGACATCAAATACATCTACAGAGAATTATCATCCTGCGCAAAGTGATGATTGTCAAGCTTTAAACAATACACCGGGAGACGAGCTTCAGGCAAGCTTTAATGATGACGATCCCTTGACCTCCAGGAGGCTGAGGAATACACGAAACAAGGAATACTTTTTACCAGGAAAGCCTACAAAGTTAGAATGTAGATTCTGCCATACACAATTTCAGCAGAAGTGGGATCTAGACATGCACATTTGGAAAGAGCATCTGGGATTGGAAACTTGTAAATGCACTGTCTGTGGAAGAGAATTCAAGTCGAGCAACTCTCTAAATAACCATCTTAAGACTCATAAAACTACGGAAGCTACTGGTGACCAGGAAAGTGAAAAGCAGCAATTGTGTGGAATTTGTGGAATGGAGAAAGCATCAGCTACTGAGTTGAGTAGGCATATGGAGACccacaagaaaaataatttgtggGCCTGTGCATTCTGCCACTACAAAACGGATCAAAGGTACATTTTGGTGCGTCACGTGAGGGTAGTTCATCAAGGTAAGAAAGACTATCAGTGCCCACGCTGTGATAAATCTTTCACCGGATCAGTGAGCCTAGGACAACACGTCCTGCGCCACGAAGGTGTTAAGAACTATGTTTGCAAAGTTTGTGGAGCCAAGAGAGTAACACAAACTGGCCTGAGGAATCATATGCTTAGTCATTCGGATGAGAAGATGCATATTTGCCAACTTTGCCCCATGAAATTCCACCTAGGCCAGAAACTCAAGCAGCACGTAAAAGTGGTTCATCATagaataaaagaatataaatgTTCTGTGTGCAATAAATCCTTTGGGGCTGCCAAGAAcctgaaaaatcatttaatgacCCACACTGGAGAAAGACCTCATGCCTGCAGCCAGTGTCCTAAAACCTATATCGCACTCGACcaactaaaaattcatatgaCGTCTCACACAGGGGAAAATAAGTGTCCCCAGTGCAAGAAAATTCTAAGAAGCGCCAAAGGCTTGAAATATCACATGATGATCCACACAGGAGAGAAGCCATACCATTGCGATGAATGTGGGAAGGGATTTAggcaaaaattttcactaaaaaaacataTGAACACTCATCTAAAGTCCAGGAAGAAACCAAAGATCCAGGGCAAATCCAAAAGAAAGTCAAAATCTGAATCGAGTCTTAAATcctaa
- the LOC129805964 gene encoding zinc finger protein OZF-like: MECFKIANNCRACQIKTEEESQRIFIFNTVKLPDIFKETTSLDINENDGLPKVLCSTCYDRLLEAYNFRKMCSAAVLYFQKILSMDVPEEKYTATENLTDVHLTDATPENIKTEPELDIPNSPPPRDPSCPPDGNDSLTDISDTLPNKSILQEDLNNLVWCGICNSKFRRKPRLEMHMRVKHLALKPCECKICGKQLTSEASLDYHMVAKHGKRRPFPCPKSQCEKHFDTKSDLKYHMETKHAIKKPVPSGPKDPSSLENSSTSEVTKSIDNQKTNNEHSCGICGAKNITADDPDSHMNTHLKDDMWCCLFCSYKSDKRESLEQHVKDVHHGIKNYHCPHCDKIFVTAMGMKQHTLRLKGILNFKCKFCDIRKVSLAEIRRHENTHTKDKIFSCEFCPHKSTCKRNMRNHVKIVHQGVKNFHCPHCERSFGTAKTLKYHVLTHTGEKPYECTECGKRFTQGGNLTIHMKNHIKSESESQIKEEIQDSS, translated from the coding sequence ATGGAGTGCttcaaaattgcaaataattGCCGGGCGTGTCAAATAAAGACGGAGGAAGAGTCTCAAAGAATATTCATCTTTAACACTGTGAAGCTCCCGGATATCTTCAAAGAAACCACATCTTTGGACATCAATGAGAACGATGGACTACCCAAGGTGCTTTGCTCCACTTGCTATGATCGCCTCCTGGAAGCTTACAACTTCCGGAAAATGTGTTCCGCTGCAGTTCTGTACTTCCAGAAGATCCTATCAATGGATGTTCCGGAAGAGAAATACACCGCAACTGAAAATCTAACCGATGTTCACTTAACAGATGCAACACCGGAGAATATAAAGACAGAACCAGAATTAGATATACCAAACTCTCCTCCACCAAGAGACCCGAGCTGCCCTCCGGATGGAAATGATTCTCTTACTGACATTTCGGATACGCTTCCTAACAAATCTATTCTTCAGGAAGATCTTAACAATCTGGTGTGGTGCGGTATTTGCAATTCAAAGTTCCGCCGGAAACCGCGTCTAGAGATGCACATGAGGGTGAAACATCTGGCATTGAAACCCTGTGAATGCaaaatttgtggaaaacaatTAACTAGTGAAGCATCTTTGGATTATCACATGGTTGCAAAGCACGGGAAAAGAAGGCCTTTTCCATGCCCCAAATCACAATGTGAAAAACACTTTGATACTAAGTCTGATCTAAAGTATCACATGGAGACGAAACATGCCATAAAGAAACCGGTGCCTAGTGGTCCCAAGGACCCCTCTTCTCTTGAGAATTCCTCTACTAGCGAAGTTACGAAGAGTATTGACAATCAGAAAACCAACAATGAGCACTCCTGTGGAATTTGTGGAGCTAAGAACATTACAGCTGATGATCCAGACAGCCACATGAATACTCATTTAAAAGACGATATGTGGTGTTGCTTATTTTGTTCGTACAAATCTGATAAAAGGGAATCTTTGGAACAACATGTGAAGGATGTTCATCATGGAATAAAGAATTACCATTGTCCGCATTGTGACAAAATTTTTGTCACAGCAATGGGTATGAAACAACATACACTCCGTCTTAAaggtattttgaattttaaatgcaaattctGTGATATCAGAAAGGTATCATTGGCAGAAATTAGAAGGCATGAGAATACTCATACGAAAGATAAAATATTCTCTTGTGAATTTTGTCCCCACAAATCAACTTGTAAAAGAAATATGAGGAACCATGTGAAAATAGTTCATCAGGGAGTCAAGAATTTCCACTGTCCGCATTGTGAGAGATCCTTTGGAACCGCTAAGACTCTTAAGTATCATGTGTTGACGCACACTGGAGAGAAGCCATATGAATGCACTGAATGCGGAAAGAGATTTACTCAAGGAGGGAATCTTACGATTCACATGAAGAATCACATCAAGTCCGAGTCTGAATCCCAGATTAAAGAAGAAATCCAGGACAGCAGCTAA
- the LOC129806777 gene encoding uncharacterized protein LOC129806777, protein MECTEIADNCRACQTKTEEDVQKIFIFTTVKLPEIFKETTSLDIQENDGLPKVLCCSCYDRLLEAYNFRKMCSAAALHFQKILSMGVPEEKYVSSEVIIKTEPGVSDLPDSPPRNLNYPPDREDSNSDISDMLSIDENLPEILKSDPYEEVMNEENDSDVSNTFPDSDDAPLTSRRIKKANKGPEKLPELQKAKEDIPQGKPLRFECSFCHSLYYQKYNLSMHIWKEHLKMKYYECKVCGKEFKTSSSLRNHQNTHKFEKDAENQKKSDQQICLLCGIDTIAAEELKSHMATHKKEDMWCCVSCPYKTPKRQGLQNHVKVVHRGIKDFHCPRCGQSFTTGAILKQHLLRHEGIKNHECSVCGVKKVTRRELRSHMVVHMEEKMWSCEFCGFKSNLRESLKQHVKAVHHKIKEHHCSQCDKSFARATTLKNHLMVHTGTKPHPCSECDKSFVSLTKLKIHMNIHTGENVFSCKFCSFTTLRKFQIRRHEKAVHEGIKDHHCPHCTRSFATCMALKHHVMTHTGERPRVCGECGKRFLQLSTLKKHMKTHVKTESEPKTEEDPETESNINPESESKKSYKCEMECIGIAHNCRACQIKTEEESQKIFIFGTVKLPDIFKETTSLDIHENDGLPKVLCCSCYDRLLEAYNFRKMCAAAVLNFQKILSIDIQEKKYVPPESLSDVHLRNGTQINMNAELEVLDGPNSPLMSLNCSPERVDSPTDISDMLSIDENLPEILKTDPDDGTEEETVSSERQDDTSMAREAETSNASPENSHLPEEDDRPIKVLRKRRRKLRTDSDDDVPLSSRKLRSNEAMEKEGIPSEKHDKVSMAKEAETSNASPENNHPPEKDDRPIKASRKPQRRKIQKDSDDDVPLISRKLRNDVIIKEGAPSEKQDNASMAREAKTSNTFPEKNDRSIKVSRKRRHKLQRDSSDDNVPLTSRKLKKDVIEEGVPSERQDDALIAREAETSNTSPENTLLPEKDDHPIKVLRKRRRKLQKDSDDNVPLTSRNLRNDVTEEEGVPSEKQDDASMAREAQTSNASPENNHLPEKDDRSIKASRKPRRLKLQRDSDDNVPLTSRKTRKDVVEGGVPSGRQDDASMAREAETSNASPENNLLPEKDDRPIKASRKPRRRKLQRDSDDNVPLTSRKLRKDVIEEGVLSGRQDDASMATEPETSNISPENNHPPEKDDRPVKKGIKRPVKKPRITSNRKPVHLKQSASAKFKCSICKASYSQKPDLRIHIRTKHLGLKSYKCKVCKKVFTSFYNLNSHLNVHEITKGSVKQNDSTQCDICGVEKETADKLSDHIKTHKKSTKWCCTLCPYTAVKKYILVRHVKLIHKGVREYHCPRCDKSFTGSANLENHILRHEGIKNYVCHICGAKKVTQSDLKNHMPTHSTEKVPCKYCSLIFTRIDNLKQHVKIVHQGIKKYECSVCNKSFGVSRSLKDHLMTHSGEKPHVCSECGMSFIRRTRLNRHMRNRHKSEKPRTQNKSNKLKTQNPQNKSRTPKIQGNSKKPKAQDKSKTKSKPDSKIQS, encoded by the exons ATGGAGTGTACCGAAATAGCGGACAACTGCCGGGCGTGTCAAACAAAGACAGAGGAAGACGTTCAGAAGATATTCATCTTTACCACAGTGAAGCTTCCGGAAATCTTCAAGGAAACCACATCCCTGGACATTCAGGAAAACGATGGACTTCCCAAAGTTCTATGTTGCTCCTGCTACGATCGCCTCCTGGAAGCCTACAACTTCCGGAAAATGTGTTCTGCTGCAGCTCTGCACTTCCAGAAGATCCTGTCAATGGGTGTTCCGGAAGAGAAATACGTCTCATCTGAAGTTATAATTAAAACAGAGCCTGGTGTTTCGGATCTGCCTGATTCTCCTCCAAGGAACCTAAACTATCCTCCGGACAGAGAAGATTCTAACAGTGACATCTcagatatgttgtctatagatgAAAATCTTCCGGAAATACTTAAAAGTGACCCTTATGAAGAAGTTATGAATGAGGAAAATGATTCTGATGTGTCTAACACTTTTCCGGACTCAGATGATGCTCCCCTAACCTCAAGAAGGATCAAGAAAGCAAATAAAGGGCCAGAAAAACTTCCTGAATTGCAGAAAGCCAAGGAAGATATTCCTCAGGGAAAGCCTTTAAGGTTTGAATGCAGCTTCTGCCACTCATTGTACTATCAGAAGTATAATCTGAGCATGCACATTTGGAAAGAGCAtctgaaaatgaaatattatgaatgCAAAGTCTGTGGGAAGGAATTCAAAACATCTTCCTCACTAAGGAACCACCAAAATACccacaaatttgaaaaagatgCTGAAAATCAGAagaaaagtgatcagcaaatcTGTCTACTTTGTGGAATTGATACCATTGCTGCCGAGGAGTTAAAGAGCCATATGGCTACTCACAAGAAAGAAGATATGTGGTGCTGTGTATCTTGCCCCTATAAGACACCTAAAAGGCAGGGTTTACAGAATCACGTGAAGGTAGTTCATCGGGGAATAAAGGATTTCCATTGTCCACGATGTGGACAATCTTTCACCACTGGAGCTATTCTCAAGCAACACCTGCTTCGTCATGAAGGTATTAAGAATCATGAGTGCTCGGTATGTGGAGTCAAGAAGGTAACACGAAGAGAATTGAGGAGCCACATGGTTGTTCACATGGAGGAGAAAATGTGGTCTTGCGAATTTTGTGGCTTCAAATCCAATCTGCGAGAAAGTCTGAAGCAGCACGTAAAAGCAGTTCATCATAAAATAAAGGAACATCACTGCTCACAATGTGACAAATCCTTTGCGAGGGCTACCACTCTGAAGAATCATTTAATGGTCCACACTGGAACAAAGCCTCATCCCTGCAGCGAGTGTGATAAGAGTTTTGTCTCATTGACTAAACTGAAGATCCATATGAATATTCACACAGGGGAAAACGTTTTCTCATGCAAATTTTGTTCATTCACAACTCTTCGGAAATTCCAAATACGACGCCATGAAAAGGCTGTTCATGAAGGAATTAAGGATCATCACTGTCCCCATTGTACGAGATCATTTGCAACTTGTATGGCTCTGAAACATCACGTAATGACTCATACTGGAGAGAGGCCAAGAGTCTGCGGAGAATGTGGGAAGAGATTCTTACAACTTTCAACTTTGAAGAAACACATGAAGACTCATGTCAAAACTGAAAGTGAACCTAAGACCGAAGAAGATCCAGAAACGGAGTCAAATATAAATCCCGAGTCTGAGTCCAAAA AAAGTTACAAATGTGAGATGGAGTGCATTGGAATAGCACACAACTGCCGGGCGTGCCAAATAAAGACAGAGGAAGAGTCTCAAAAGATATTCATCTTTGGCACAGTGAAGCTTCCGGACATCTTCAAGGAAACCACATCCCTGGACATTCATGAGAACGATGGACTACCTAAAGTATTATGCTGTTCCTGCTACGATCGTCTCCTGGAAGCTTACAACTTCAGGAAAATGTGTGCTGCTGCAGTTTTGAACTTCCAGAAGATCCTGTCAATAGATATTCAGGAGAAGAAATACGTCCCACCTGAAAGCCTGAGTGATGTTCATCTGAGAAATGGTACTCAGATAAATATGAATGCAGAGTTAGAAGTGTTGGATGGACCTAATTCTCCTCTGATGAGCCTTAACTGTTCTCCGGAGAGAGTAGATTCTCCGACTGACATTTCGGATATGCTGTCTATAGATGAAAACCTTCCGGAAATACTTAAGACCGATCCTGATGATGGTACAGAAGAGGAAACCGTTTCTTCTGAGAGACAGGATGATACTTCAATGGCCAGGGAAGCAGAAACATCGAATGCTTCTCCGGAAAATAGTCACCTTCCGGAAGAAGATGATCGACCCATTAAAGTTTTGAGGAAACGCAGACGTAAACTTCGGACAGACTCTGATGATGATGTTCCCTTGTCCTCTCGAAAGCTCAGGAGTAATGAGGCTATGGAAAAGGAAGGTATTCCTTCTGAAAAACATGATAAGGTTTCAATGGCCAAGGAAGCAGAAACATCGAATGCTTCTCCGGAAAATAATCACCCTCCGGAAAAAGATGATCGACCTATTAAAGCTTCGAGGAAACCACAAAGACGCAAAATTCAGAAAGATTCTGATGATGATGTTCCCTTAATCTCCAGAAAGCTCAGGAATGATGTTATAATAAAGGAAGGAGCTCCTTCTGAGAAACAGGATAACGCTTCAATGGCCAGGGAAGCAAAAACATCAAATACTTTTCCGGAAAAAAATGACCGATCCATTAAAGTCTCCAGGAAACGAAGACACAAACTTCAGAGGGACTCTTCTGATGATAATGTCCCCCTGACCTCCAGAAAGCTCAAGAAAGATGTTATAGAAGAAGGCGTTCCTTCTGAGAGACAGGATGATGCTTTAATAGCAAGGGAAGCAGAAACATCGAATACTTCTCCGGAAAATACCCTCCTTCCGGAAAAGGATGATCATCCAATAAAAGTTTTAAGGAAAAGGAGACGCAAACTTCAGAAAGACTCTGATGATAATGTTCCCCTGACCTCCAGAAACCTCAGGAACGATGTTACGGAAGAGGAAGGCGTTCCTTCTGAGAAACAGGATGATGCTTCAATGGCCAGGGAAGCACAGACATCGAATGCTTCTCCGGAAAATAACCACCTTCCGGAAAAAGATGATCGATCCATTAAAGCTTCGAGGAAACCCCGGAGACTCAAACTTCAGAGGGATTCTGATGATAATGTTCCCCTGACCTCCAGAAAGACCAGGAAAGATGTTGTAGAAGGAGGCGTTCCTTCTGGAAGACAGGATGACGCTTCAATGGCCAGGGAAGCAGAAACATCGAATGCTTCTCCGGAAAATAACCTCCTTCCGGAAAAAGATGATCGACCCATTAAAGCTTCGAGGAAGCCCCGGAGACGCAAACTTCAGAGGGATTCTGATGATAATGTTCCCTTGACCTCCAGAAAGCTCAGGAAAGATGTTATAGAAGAAGGCGTTCTTTCTGGAAGACAGGATGATGCTTCAATGGCCACGGAACCAGAAACATCGAATATTTCTCCGGAAAATAATCACCCTCCGGAAAAAGATGATCGACCCgttaaaaaaggaataaaaagacCCGTTAAAAAGCCCAGGATTACAAGCAACAGGAAACCAGTTCATCTCAAACAATCTGCCAGTGCCAAGTTTAAGTGCAGCATCTGCAAAGCATCATACTCTCAGAAGCCGGATCTGAGGATCCACATAAGGACGAAGCATCTTGGATTGAAATCCTATAAATGCAAAGTTTGTAAGAAGGTGTTCACGTCATTCTACAATTTGAATAGTCACCTAAATGTCCATGAAATTACGAAAGGCTCTGTGAAACAGAACGATAGTACGCAGTGTGATATTTGTGGAGTTGAAAAGGAAACAGCCGATAAACTGAGCGATCATATAAAAACTCACAAAAAAAGTACCAAGTGGTGTTGTACATTGTGCCCCTACACGGCAGTGAAAAAGTACATTTTGGTGCGTCACGTGAAGTTGATTCATAAGGGAGTGAGGGAATACCACTGCCCACGTTGTGATAAATCTTTCACAGGATCAGCAAATCTAGAAAATCACATCCTTCGTCACGAAGGTATTAAGAATTATGTATGCCATATTTGTGGAGCCAAGAAAGTAACACAATCAGATCTGAAGAATCATATGCCGACTCATTCGACGGAGAAGGTACCGTGCAAGTATTGTTCCTTGATCTTCACTCGGATCGACAATCTGAAGCAGCACGTGAAAATAGTTCATCAGGGAATAAAGAAATATGAGTGCTCTGTGTGCAACAAATCTTTTGGTGTTTCCAGGAGTCTCAAGGATCATTTAATGACCCATTCTGGAGAAAAGCCACATGTCTGTAGTGAATGTGGGATGAGCTTTATAAGACGAACACGATTGAACAGACACATGAGAAACCGTCATAAATCCGAAAAACCTAGGACACAAAATAAATCCAATAAACTTAAGACACAGAATCCACAGAACAAATCGAGGACACCTAAGATACAGGGAAATTCTAAGAAACCTAAGGCACAAGATAAGTCCAAAACAAAGTCAAAACCTGACTCCAAAATCCAGTCCTAA